The sequence CATTAAATTTATACTTAATAGTTCCTGATTTTCCCCCTGCATTCAAGTCCCCTACAAAGTAGCCCGAAAGGTCTATGGGGCTTGCCTCATTTTCATTCAGTATTCCCGTGATCTTGTGACCAATGCCGGTTCCAGTGGTGTTAAGGCCTGAGGCGTCCTTAAGACTTACATCCATCGTGAAGCCCGGACTTACCAGGTACGAGGAGTTATTCTGCTCGTCATCAAATGTTATACCGATCTCGGGACCCTTTCCGTCGTTTACTGCACTGGAGTCTGTGCCGCCTACTATGATGTTGTTCGTATAACCAACAACGTTATCCTTATTGCTGTTATACAAATAGGCTACCACCTTCCCGTTCTTGTTCTCATAAGAGATATCCTTCGGCACCTGGAAGTCTGTGGAGAACTTCCCGTTTTCAACCGATACCATCCCGCGGAACAGAAGTCCTCCCTGGAAGGTTGCCGGAGTGCCGCTGAATTCTTTCATTGTGACCTTTTTCCGGGAGTCGTAAACAGAAACCAGCCCCTCTCCGTTAAAACTCCTGTCTACAGAGCCGTTAGCCATGCTGATTGAACCTTCAATACTTGTCCTGGAAAGGGCTCTTACCTGAACGTCTGCCGAAAGTGTCTTATGATTAATTGAATCTATTCCGGCTGCCTCCATAGGAGCCAGAAGGCGTATTGTTGGATCACCGAAAAGATGATATTTAAGGTCGTTAATATCGTTACTTACCATCTTTGTTGCATAATAGCTTTTACCTACCGGCTGCAGATACCTCGTGGAGTCTGTCCTGAAAAGGTTAGAATAGAATTTTTGTATCAGGGTAAAATTCTGGCCGGCAATAACGGTTCTTGCCGCGGTAAAAGCTCCGATAGACCCCCCGTCGGGCTTTAAGAGCATGAGTTCTGTTGAGCTTTGAGCTTCAGTTCCGTCATATCGCCCGAAATCGCACGTTGCTGCCACCAGGAAGAAATATTTGTCGTTCACCAGCTGCGGTATGGTTACATTTCTCTCAAATATGTACTCGTGCGACCAGACCTCAGGGTTGCCGTGCCCTATCCAGTTTAAGATAAGTGTGCCGTCGTTAATTGCTCTGATTATTGCCTGGTTCACAGCGGGCTTTCTTTTGCCCGTTCCTGTTGCAACTGTGGGGTAGAACTCCTCATAAATCTTGTTCTGGTCGAATGTAGGCGGAATATAATAACTTGAAATGGTTTCAGACTGCGGGCCATGATCTATGTAATCGGGCCCGTCGCTGTCAAAGTGGTCATCGGAAACCAAAGTAACAAGATTCCGCCAGAGGCCTAATTCGGAATCGGTCTCATATTTTATAATCTTATCCACCGCTGCCTTTGCGTCTTCTGCCGTTCTGGCATTGATGCGCCCAATTGCAAGGTCCAGTATGTTGTCATTTCCCGAAACGGTTACGTAATAATCATCAGAGGCATATGAACTCATATAAACAAACGATTCATAAGATTCATAAGGAATTACAAAGTTCTCCCCTGCCTTCTCAACTTCCTTATAGTCGTAGTTACCGTCTCCTAAAAGGAGCACGTATTCAGGCTTTACACTCCAGTTGTCATAAGCATAACGGACGAAGTTACGGATTGCGCTTACATCCTTCATGCCGTTTGAGTACTCGTTGAAGATCTGGTCCACGTCAACTACGCTTGTTGAGATCTTAAACTTAGCCCCGGTTTCCTTAAAGGTCTTAAGGCGCAGTGCCTCGTCCATAAAGTTCTTGCTGGTTATTATGATGAACTTTGCCTCAGGCGTTGCGTGCACGTTCGAGTTACTCATTTCTGTAAATTTCCCAGGCGTCAGGTAAGCCGATAATCCGGCTGCAATGTACTTAGAAACATTTCCCTCTCTTTCCTGAACCCTGAAGGAGCAGTCCCCTCCGCTGATGTTTGATTCGATAAGTTTTACGTTCGCATAATCTGTAACGTCAAACACCCTTATGCCGCTTGAGCTGAAGCCGCTAAGCCTGAACTCCTCGATTCCAGTATTGTCCATGGAATAAAATGTGAGGGCATCCTTATAGGCTTTAAGCTGTTTATCGTAATAGATCTCAAAGTAGTTCAGGTATCCCGTCGACTCGCTTCCAACGTTCGGTTTATATGTAAACTTAAGTATACTCCTATCGTCCGGGAGTGTTGTGCTGCAGCTGGCAGTAAATACCTGGCTTACAGCATAATAAGCGGCCTGCGGATCGTCAAGCTTACCCTTACCCACGCCGCTTATGTATCTGTTTAGAATGGAGCCTGAATTTTCCTCCACACTGACCAAAGCACTATACTCTGAGCGGTTTACAAAGTTGAATTTATAAGCAATGGTGCTTCCGCTTACAATTCCGTTCAGGTTTGTAAGATAGGTCCTGCTGTTATTTGTCTCCGAGAAGTCATCCCCTACATAATACCTGCCGGAGTTCATGAGCTTGTACTTGTCTTCCTCCCATGAAGCAAAAGCCTTTGTCGTTGTCTGTACAAAATCAGGATTTTGGGTCAGGCTTTGAACCTGCTGCATCTTCTTCGACTGTCCCTGGGAGAATGTAAGCCAGTAGTAGTTGCTGTTTGAATACGGGTGGAAATACCTTACAACCTTGTGGCTTGAAGTGTCATAGTCAAAGAACTGGTTTCCCCTTCCGTAGAAAAGGATGTAATCTTCACTGTTAAATTTCCCGTCATCCTGTGCCTTATAGAGAAATACGCTGTTTTCTACAGGATCGTTCGGGACCTCAAGGTTAAGTGCCTCAGGAAGTACCTTCCCGCCATTGTTATAGATTTTTATCGTCCTGGGGTCTATTGAATTGGGATCAAGTCCCTGGTCTTTTAAGAAACTGGCAGTAATTTTATACATCCCTTCTGCCGGGGCCTCAAAGCGGAACCACCTGCCCTGCGAAAGAACACTGCTGACGGCAGCCTTGCCAAGCCTGCGCGGCTGAACTATGCTGAAATTCTTTGCCGCCTGGTAATTTATCAGGCTTTCCTTAAGAAGGTCGTCATCTTTTGCTGCTGTGCCCTGATTGGGTTTTACTGAAGCAAAGTTAATCCTGATTACTATCTTCTTATAGAGCCTTATTATATTCTTTTCGGCATCGAACTGAACGGGATAGATATTTACCGTCTGCACGGGGAAACTTCTGGCCATTCCGAATTCCCCGAAAGAAACTATGTCCTCTGTCTTATAGCTGCCGTAGTTACCGCTCAGGTAATCGGTGTAGGAAATCATACCTCCCTTGAACACGGCTTTCTTAACCGGAGCCACCCTTCCCTTAAGTTCCGTGTAATCGGATGCTATTACCTGTATGGTATTTCCCGATTCACCAGGAACGCCGATTGAGAACGACTCAACCGGAATTGCCGGCATGCCGTAATCATTAGCATTATGGATTTCACCGCCCGAAAATGAAATGCGCCTGAAAGTCTGGTTATTAATAATAACCGAAGAGGTGTCTGTGTACTGAGGAGTAAATTCCAGAGTAAGCGACCTTGCGTCTGAAGAAATGACTTTTATATCCTGGTTTGCCCGTACAGAAATAACGGATAGGAGAATAAAAGTAAACAGGAAAAAGTATTTGCTTTTCATGCTTCCCATGCTGCTTATTGAAAAATAGATATAACGTAGCAAATACCCGATAGACATCCTTTTTTATTGAAGCTAATTTAGCTACTGCTATAATTTATGTCAAGTTCTTTTGAATTTTAATAAATAAACCTGGAAGAAAATAATTGCCCAATAGAATAGCTGGCGCAAAAAAAATGCCGCCCTGTATGAAACAAAGCGGCATTTTTAATAAAACTAAAATCTTAAATTTATCTTGCGTAAGAAATCTTTCTTACTTCTCTTATCACCGTAACCTTTATCTGTCCGGGATATTCCATTTCTTCCTGAATTTTCTGTGCGATGTCATAAGCAAGCCTGTCTGCAAATACGTCATCAACCTTATCCTGTTCAACCACAACCCTGATTTCACGCCCGGCCTGTATGGCGTAGGTTTTTGCCACGCCTTCAAACGACTTGGCAAGGTTCTCCAGGTTCTCCAGCCTTTTAACGTAGCTTTCCAATGGTTCACGCCTTGCTCCCGGACGGGCACCGCTTATTGCATCTGCGGCCTGAACAAGGGCCGAGATCGGGTGCTCCATTTCAATATCGTCGTGGTGGCTTCCGATGGCATTTACAACTACCGGATGCTCCTTGAATTTCTTTGCCAGGTCGTAACCTAAGAGGGCGTGAGGCCCTTCAATTGAGCGGTCAATTGTCTTGCCTATATCGTGCAGTAAGCCTGCGCGTTTGGCAAGGTTTGTATCTATGCCAAGTTCAGCAGCCATGATGCCTGTAAGATATGCAACCTCAATTGAGTGCTGAAGCAGGTTCTGCCCGTAGCTTGAACGGTACTTCATGCGTCCTACGTGTTTGATTATCTCCTGGTGAGCTCCGTGGAGGCCTAACTGAATAAAGGTATTCTCCCCTTCATGCAGGACAGCTTCTTCGAGTTCAACGCGTACTTTCTCAACAATTTCTTCAATTCTTGCCGGGTGTATGCGGCCGTCGCCAATCAGCCTTTCGAGTGCAATCCTGGCAACTTCACGCCTGAACTGGTCGAAAGCAGAAAGTATAACGGCTTCCGGTGTATCGTCAACAATTACGTCAACGCCTGTTGCGGCTTCAAAGGCGCGGATGTTTCTGCCCTCGCGGCCTATGATCCTGCCTTTCATTTCCTCGTTCTGAATCTGAACAACAGAAACGGTAGTTTCAACTGAATGGTCAACTGCGGTGCGCTGTATGGCCTGAATTACAATTCTCTGGGCTTCTTTCTTGGCTTCAACCTTGGCCTGGTCGCGCACTTCCTTAATAAGGTGTGTGGCGTCGCTCTTGGCCTGGTTGACCATATTTTCCATGAGCATTTTCTTGGCTTCTTCCGCCGTGAGGGCTGCAGTCCTTTCCAGACGCACATTCTGCTCATAGATCAATTTATCGAGATCCTGGCTCTTTAAGTCCAGATTCTGTCTTTGAACAGCAATATCTTTTTCTAGGGCTTTAGTATCTTTTTCTTTTTTAATTATCAGCTCATACTTCTTATCGATGTTTTCTTCACGTATTGCGAGCTGCTTTTCATAATTTTGTAACTTCTGTCTTTTCTGATTTATCTCCGCATCAAATTCCTGTTTCTTGCGCAACCATTCATCTTTAACTTCTAATAATTTTTCTCTCTTAATATTATTGGATTCTTTTTCTGCATCGGCGATTATTTGCTTAGCTCTTTCCTCGGCAGAATTAATACTTTTCTTACCAAGTCTTGAATTAAACAGCCATCCCATGTAGAACATCACAACCACTACACCTGCAATCATTAGTATTAAGAACATCAGATCCATCTGCAGATCCATTTTACCTCCACAACAAGTAGGATTTTTTCAAAATTTTCCGCGACTGCCAGCCCAAATTAACAAGGAAGAACCCTGTTAATTTAGTGTGGGAAATTGCCCGAACGCTTTTTGCTTCCACTGCCACGCCGCAATGGGCATGGTCCCGCTCTTGACGGGATGAGGCCTGCAATAGACGTCGTAAGTCAATAACCCCGTGTTTAGAAGTTAGTTCTTCATATAATTTAAACTAGCAGTGCGGAATTAAACTTTCTTTAAGATGGGCTCGATATCTGGGACTCGTTTGTAAGAAGCTTTATTCTTTTTATCTTGTCAATTGCCAGATTACTAAATTCTCTAAACTTGTTTTTCTCAAGAAATAGGTCGTAAGCGATATTTAAAGATGCAATGATAGCAATTGTCTGTATAGGTTGATCGGGTAGTTCTTCTTTTGTCTCGTTCATTACCTTATTAACGTAATGAGCCAGCTCCGTGGCAAGTTCTTCGTTTTCCACCAAAAGAGAATACTCTTTGTCAAATATTTTTAGTTTCAGCTTCTTTTTGTTAGTCATTGTATATCTTTTCCATCAAACAGACAATATTTTAAGAACGTAAATGAAAATCAATTTTACTGATTAATTCATTGATTTGTGCTTTTAAGTCTTCCCTGTCTTTTCTATTAAGGGCCCCCCCGTTTCTTAGATTATTGTTTTCCCTTTTTAAGTCTTCCAGTTTCGATTCCAGTTCTATGACCTTGCTTTTCAGGCCTGAATTTTCAAATACAAATTCCCTGTTTGTTCTTTCCAGAGTTTCAATTCTGGCAAGAAGATCTCTGATCTTTTTGGACTGGGCTGAAAACTGCTTTTCCAAAGCATTCAGTTCTTCCAAAATCACGTCATATTTTGATAACTCAGTCAACTGGTCCCTCTAAATTCTGCATTTAATTGTTTAATTACAGCTTCCACAGCACGGTTGAAATCCTTATCAACTTCTTCATCCTTTAAGGTTCTGTTCTCATCGTAATACTCCAATGAAAACGCCATGCTTCTTTTTCCGGGCCCTAGATTCCGGCTTTCAAAAATATCAAACAGCTCTGCCTTTTTCAGCAGATTAGAACTGCTCTTATAAATCAGACCAACAACATCCTGGCTGGTCACATTTTTATCGAGAATAAAAGCACAATCCCGCAAAACCTTCGGGAACTTCAAGAGCCCCTTGAATCTCTTCTGCGGAACAGGAATTTCTGCCAGAGCACTTAAGTTGAACTCAAAGCAATAAACTTCCTGCGATATATCAAACTTCTTTAGAACGTCCTTACGTACTAAACCACCCCTGCCTACAACCTGATCTTTATACTTCTTTTCAAAAATATATTCAAAATTTTTATTTTCAACTAGATTATATGAATCTACTAAAACATTGTCAAGGCAAATCTTTTCTAGAAAGCTATTGACAATTCCCTTTAAATCATATATGTCATAGGCTCTTTCCTTCGAATACCAGCTTACTGTATCGGCTTTTCCTGTAACAGTAAACATCATGTCAGGAGTTTCCGAAAAGTCCTTGAAACTCTTTATTTCCCCTTCCGAAAGCTTATTGAACACGTGCCCTATCTCAAAGAGCTTCAGGTTCTTTTCACCCACGTTCAGGTTTTTTGCTACCGCGTAGAGCGCCCCCGGAAGAAGCGACGTCCTTAAAGCCGCCATGTCCACGCTCAGCGGGTTCAGCATTTCAACGGGGCTTCCTGTAAGGCTTGCTACTTCTTTTGACTGCAGCGAATTGCTTATGATCTCATAAAATCCCAGCCCGTTGGCAGCATCCCTCAGTGTGTCTTTAAATGCCGACTGGTCAGTTTTTCCGCTCAAGGTAATTGAGATCTTCTCAACTGTCGGTATCCTGTCGTAGCCGTAGATCCTTGCAATTTCTTCAATAAGGTCGATTTCCCTTTCAATGTCCGGCCTGAAGGTCGGGACTTCAAAGGTCAGTTCACTTTCGCCTTCCATGACAGACTTAAGTCCCAGGTTAAGAAGAATATCCTTAACTTCCCCTTTTTCCACGCCGAAGCCCAGAATTCTCTCGATCTGGTTAAACCTTAAGGTTACATGCATGGGCTCAATTTTTTCCGGGTAAACGTCAATTGTACCCGTCTGGACTTCTCCACCAGCCAGTTCAGCCATAAGCTGCATTGCACGGTTTGCGGCATAAGGCGTAATGTTAGGGTCTGTTCCCCTTTCATAACGGTATGAAGCATCCGTGGAAAGAATAAGCGACTTGGATGTTTTTCTTATTGAAGAAGGATTAAAATACGCCGATTCAAGAAGAATATTCTTTGTAGCGTTTGTAACTTCTGAATTCTCGCCGCCCATAACGCCTGCAATTGCAACCGGCTTTTCGGCGTCGCAGATCATAAGGTCGTTTGATGTAAGCTTTCTTTCCTTTGAGTCGAGTGTGGTGAATGTCTCGCCGTCGGAGGCGCGTCTTACAACAATCTTCTGCCCTTCAAGGCGGTCTAAATCAAATGCGTGCAAAGGCTGGCCGAGCTCATGCAGAATGAAGTTTGTAACGTCAACAATGTTATTTATAGGCCTCAGGCCCACGCTTGTAAGCTTTTTCTTGAGCCAGTTCGGCGATTCCTTAACATTTACGTTCCTGATTACGCGTGCGGTGTACCTCGGGCAGCCTGCATTGTCCTGAATTTCTACAGAAGCGAGTTTTTCAATTCTCTCGCCTGCTTCAGCTACATTAACTTCGGGAAGTTTGACTTTCCTGTTAAAGATTGCTGCCAGGTCGCGTGCAACGCCGATGTGGCTTAAAGCATCGGGCCT comes from Ignavibacteria bacterium and encodes:
- the porU gene encoding type IX secretion system sortase PorU; this translates as MKSKYFFLFTFILLSVISVRANQDIKVISSDARSLTLEFTPQYTDTSSVIINNQTFRRISFSGGEIHNANDYGMPAIPVESFSIGVPGESGNTIQVIASDYTELKGRVAPVKKAVFKGGMISYTDYLSGNYGSYKTEDIVSFGEFGMARSFPVQTVNIYPVQFDAEKNIIRLYKKIVIRINFASVKPNQGTAAKDDDLLKESLINYQAAKNFSIVQPRRLGKAAVSSVLSQGRWFRFEAPAEGMYKITASFLKDQGLDPNSIDPRTIKIYNNGGKVLPEALNLEVPNDPVENSVFLYKAQDDGKFNSEDYILFYGRGNQFFDYDTSSHKVVRYFHPYSNSNYYWLTFSQGQSKKMQQVQSLTQNPDFVQTTTKAFASWEEDKYKLMNSGRYYVGDDFSETNNSRTYLTNLNGIVSGSTIAYKFNFVNRSEYSALVSVEENSGSILNRYISGVGKGKLDDPQAAYYAVSQVFTASCSTTLPDDRSILKFTYKPNVGSESTGYLNYFEIYYDKQLKAYKDALTFYSMDNTGIEEFRLSGFSSSGIRVFDVTDYANVKLIESNISGGDCSFRVQEREGNVSKYIAAGLSAYLTPGKFTEMSNSNVHATPEAKFIIITSKNFMDEALRLKTFKETGAKFKISTSVVDVDQIFNEYSNGMKDVSAIRNFVRYAYDNWSVKPEYVLLLGDGNYDYKEVEKAGENFVIPYESYESFVYMSSYASDDYYVTVSGNDNILDLAIGRINARTAEDAKAAVDKIIKYETDSELGLWRNLVTLVSDDHFDSDGPDYIDHGPQSETISSYYIPPTFDQNKIYEEFYPTVATGTGKRKPAVNQAIIRAINDGTLILNWIGHGNPEVWSHEYIFERNVTIPQLVNDKYFFLVAATCDFGRYDGTEAQSSTELMLLKPDGGSIGAFTAARTVIAGQNFTLIQKFYSNLFRTDSTRYLQPVGKSYYATKMVSNDINDLKYHLFGDPTIRLLAPMEAAGIDSINHKTLSADVQVRALSRTSIEGSISMANGSVDRSFNGEGLVSVYDSRKKVTMKEFSGTPATFQGGLLFRGMVSVENGKFSTDFQVPKDISYENKNGKVVAYLYNSNKDNVVGYTNNIIVGGTDSSAVNDGKGPEIGITFDDEQNNSSYLVSPGFTMDVSLKDASGLNTTGTGIGHKITGILNENEASPIDLSGYFVGDLNAGGKSGTIKYKFN
- the rny gene encoding ribonuclease Y is translated as MDLMFLILMIAGVVVVMFYMGWLFNSRLGKKSINSAEERAKQIIADAEKESNNIKREKLLEVKDEWLRKKQEFDAEINQKRQKLQNYEKQLAIREENIDKKYELIIKKEKDTKALEKDIAVQRQNLDLKSQDLDKLIYEQNVRLERTAALTAEEAKKMLMENMVNQAKSDATHLIKEVRDQAKVEAKKEAQRIVIQAIQRTAVDHSVETTVSVVQIQNEEMKGRIIGREGRNIRAFEAATGVDVIVDDTPEAVILSAFDQFRREVARIALERLIGDGRIHPARIEEIVEKVRVELEEAVLHEGENTFIQLGLHGAHQEIIKHVGRMKYRSSYGQNLLQHSIEVAYLTGIMAAELGIDTNLAKRAGLLHDIGKTIDRSIEGPHALLGYDLAKKFKEHPVVVNAIGSHHDDIEMEHPISALVQAADAISGARPGARREPLESYVKRLENLENLAKSFEGVAKTYAIQAGREIRVVVEQDKVDDVFADRLAYDIAQKIQEEMEYPGQIKVTVIREVRKISYAR
- a CDS encoding cell division protein ZapA; the encoded protein is MTNKKKLKLKIFDKEYSLLVENEELATELAHYVNKVMNETKEELPDQPIQTIAIIASLNIAYDLFLEKNKFREFSNLAIDKIKRIKLLTNESQISSPS
- a CDS encoding phenylalanine--tRNA ligase subunit beta; the protein is MKISLNWLKDYVDLEGIASSEIIDKLTISGLEVEDVEEKGAEFDNIVVGFVKEKKKHPNADKLSVCAVSTGAEEFNVVCGAPNVQAGQKVAFAKIGAVIPEGGFKITKAKLRGEVSMGMICSEKELGLSDDHSGIMVLDNGFEPGTPLKEALGLDDTVIEVAITPNRPDALSHIGVARDLAAIFNRKVKLPEVNVAEAGERIEKLASVEIQDNAGCPRYTARVIRNVNVKESPNWLKKKLTSVGLRPINNIVDVTNFILHELGQPLHAFDLDRLEGQKIVVRRASDGETFTTLDSKERKLTSNDLMICDAEKPVAIAGVMGGENSEVTNATKNILLESAYFNPSSIRKTSKSLILSTDASYRYERGTDPNITPYAANRAMQLMAELAGGEVQTGTIDVYPEKIEPMHVTLRFNQIERILGFGVEKGEVKDILLNLGLKSVMEGESELTFEVPTFRPDIEREIDLIEEIARIYGYDRIPTVEKISITLSGKTDQSAFKDTLRDAANGLGFYEIISNSLQSKEVASLTGSPVEMLNPLSVDMAALRTSLLPGALYAVAKNLNVGEKNLKLFEIGHVFNKLSEGEIKSFKDFSETPDMMFTVTGKADTVSWYSKERAYDIYDLKGIVNSFLEKICLDNVLVDSYNLVENKNFEYIFEKKYKDQVVGRGGLVRKDVLKKFDISQEVYCFEFNLSALAEIPVPQKRFKGLLKFPKVLRDCAFILDKNVTSQDVVGLIYKSSSNLLKKAELFDIFESRNLGPGKRSMAFSLEYYDENRTLKDEEVDKDFNRAVEAVIKQLNAEFRGTS